The following coding sequences are from one Lolium rigidum isolate FL_2022 chromosome 6, APGP_CSIRO_Lrig_0.1, whole genome shotgun sequence window:
- the LOC124665584 gene encoding uncharacterized protein LOC124665584 isoform X1, whose amino-acid sequence MGANHVRCRTEAMPQWVCMTLIQCLRTIEHDQEEIQNVLSRCYWYIGIYMVCCHQLMFKVAQAVLSLSASYRSGVAYKYFWRLLCVKGKEVATRGSSHLGLMQLFFQDQTLHLLFWFVWKRLLVEPFQPSDL is encoded by the exons ATGGGGGCAAACCATGTTCGTTGTCGTACGGAAGCCATGCCACAATGGGTATGCATGACACTTATTCAATGTCTCAGGACCATCGAGCATGATCAAGAAGAAATACAGAATGTTCTGAGCAG ATGCTATTGGTATATTGGAATCTATATGGTCTGTTGTCACCAATTGATGTTTAAGGTCGCCCAAGCGGTTCTAAGTCTCTCAGCAAGCTACCGGTCTGGAGTCGCATACAAATATTTTTGGAGATTGCTTTGCGTGAAAG GCAAGGAAGTGGCGACAAGGGGGTCGAGTCACCTGGGATTGATGCAGCTCTTCTTTCAGGATCAGACACTCCACCTGCTATTCTGGTTTGTATGGAAACGGTTATTAGTTGAGCCCTTTCAACCCAGTGACTTATAA
- the LOC124665584 gene encoding uncharacterized protein LOC124665584 isoform X2, which translates to MGANHVRCRTEAMPQWVCMTLIQCLRTIEHDQEEIQNVLSRCYWYIGIYMVCCHQLMFKVAQAVLSLSASYRSGVAYKYFWRLLCVKARQGSGDKGVESPGIDAALLSGSDTPPAILVCMETVIS; encoded by the exons ATGGGGGCAAACCATGTTCGTTGTCGTACGGAAGCCATGCCACAATGGGTATGCATGACACTTATTCAATGTCTCAGGACCATCGAGCATGATCAAGAAGAAATACAGAATGTTCTGAGCAG ATGCTATTGGTATATTGGAATCTATATGGTCTGTTGTCACCAATTGATGTTTAAGGTCGCCCAAGCGGTTCTAAGTCTCTCAGCAAGCTACCGGTCTGGAGTCGCATACAAATATTTTTGGAGATTGCTTTGCGTGAAAG CCAGGCAAGGAAGTGGCGACAAGGGGGTCGAGTCACCTGGGATTGATGCAGCTCTTCTTTCAGGATCAGACACTCCACCTGCTATTCTGGTTTGTATGGAAACGGTTATTAGTTGA